Genomic window (Brevibacterium paucivorans):
AGGACACGTGGGACATGGCCATCGACGTGAACCTACGAGCGCACATCCGCGCGGCCAGGCTACTGATCCCCGGGTGGCAGGAGAGGGGACGCGGGCACTTTGTGTCGACCGCCTCGGCGGCAGGCCTTCTCACCCAACTGGGGCAGGCGGAATACTCCGTCACCAAGCACGCGGCGGTGGGATTCGCCGAATGGCTTGCCATCACGTACGGCGGTGACGGCATCAACGTCACATGCGTGTGCCCTATGGGAGTGAACACTGCGATGTTGCAAGCCGGCACAACTGCGCAGAACGTTACGGAAAAAGTCGCAGCCGCGGCCGTGACTCAAGCCGGCCCGGTCCACGAACCACAGCACGTGGCACAGATTGTGCTAGACGGGGTTGAGAACAACGAGTTCCTGGTTCTCCCCCACCCTGAAGTTCTCGATATGTACCGCATGAAGGGGTCTGACTATCAGCGATGGATTTCCGGAATGCAGCGTTACCAAACCACCCTCACCAGCCAACACAAGGAGTAAAACATGTTTGAACAGACCGAACGTGGAAAAGACTACGAAGGACGTCTCAACGCGTTTATGGACGAGTTCGTGTACCCGGCTGAGCCGGTG
Coding sequences:
- a CDS encoding SDR family oxidoreductase, whose product is MEVNGNVAVVTGGAGGIGQALATELVNRGARVVVADASEAVTEVAAKLGGHGWHGDVSTVAGIEALIAETEKEYGPIDLFFANAGIMGQSGLGDEDTWDMAIDVNLRAHIRAARLLIPGWQERGRGHFVSTASAAGLLTQLGQAEYSVTKHAAVGFAEWLAITYGGDGINVTCVCPMGVNTAMLQAGTTAQNVTEKVAAAAVTQAGPVHEPQHVAQIVLDGVENNEFLVLPHPEVLDMYRMKGSDYQRWISGMQRYQTTLTSQHKE